The proteins below are encoded in one region of Apium graveolens cultivar Ventura chromosome 4, ASM990537v1, whole genome shotgun sequence:
- the LOC141719100 gene encoding serine/threonine-protein phosphatase 7 long form homolog yields the protein MLKCRRKNPNNEDDLPPLDLRMVPLLQSTGFYGVARVASLQLDWSLISALVERWRPETHTFHLPMGEVTITLHDVGVLLGLPVHGDVIISDVTPGPDMSWRSYVVELFGRDPDPKRDMNGSRVRLSFIASCALSRLPQDVSADDIRFQVLCYLVHLFGGVLFTDHSGGLFHPMFLYFIRDLDKCGDYAWGAAVLAYLYRELCKTSKKDVNEVAGCLLLLQLWACERLPTLAPICTSSTLFDARFWEGQVAAPRGLRWLHGHSYTSTGGHTLSAIRTLLDGLGPSQFIWKPYSADVISELPAYCFTGERISRYYGPLIYIFIVELHCPDRVARQFGLVQTIPVDVVYSEVEHSTNLRGNDKIRWIQKHAASTSIWAYRLDHLFVGDAIVAESSVSEYHPWYLERTVRFISRVGAFNHRSYVQADI from the exons ATGTTGAAGTGTCGCCGAAAAAACCCTAATAATGAAGATGATCTTCCACCGCTAGATCTTCGTATGGTTCCTTTACTTCAGTCTACTGGTTTTTATGGCGTTGCTCGAGTGGCATCTTTACAGCTCGATTGGAGTCTCATATCAGCTCTTGTTGAGAGATGGCGGCCAGAGACTCATACCTTTCACTTGCCTATGGGAGAGGTCACTATTACTCTACATGATGTAGGTGTTCTTTTAGGGCTTCCTGTTCATGGTGATGTTATTATTTCTGATGTCACCCCGGGCCCTGATATGAGTTGGCGTTCTTATGTTGTTGAGCTTTTTGGTAGAGATCCTGATCCGAAGAGAGACATGAATGGATCCAGAGTTCGGTTGTCCTTTATTGCTTCATGTGCTCTATCACGTTTACCGCAAGATGTATCAGCAGATGATATTCGCTTTCAGGTCTTGTGTTATCTTGTTCATCTGTTTGGTGGTGTACTCTTCACTGATCATTCAGGAGGTCTCTTCCATCCCATGTTTCTATATTTCATTCGTGATCTAGACAAATGCGGAGATTATGCCTGGGGTGCTGCAGTTCTTGCATATTTGTATAGGGAGTTATGCAAGACAAGCAAGAAGGACGTTAATGAGGTAGCTGGTTGTCTGCTATTATTGCAGTTATGGGCGTGTGAGAGATTGCCCACTCTTGCTCCCATTTGCACCTCTTCTACTTTGTTTGATGCTCGTTTCTGGGAGGGTCAGGTTGCAGCTCCACGTGGATTGAG GTGGCTTCATGGTCATTCCTACACTAGTACGGGTGGTCATACCCTTTCAGCTATTCGGACGCTATTGGATGGGCTTGGACCATCTCAGTTTATATGGAAGCCATACTCTGCTGATGTCATTTCTGAGCTTCCTGCATATTGTTTCACCGGTGAGCGTATTTCGCGCTATTACGGGCCTTTGATATATATTTTCATAGTCGAGCTTCACTGCCCTGATAGAGTTGCTAGACAGTTTGGGCTCGTGCAGACTATACCAGTTGATGTTGTTTACTCAGAGGTAGAGCATAGTACAAACTTGAGGGGAAATGACAAAATCAGATGGATTCAGAAACATGCAGCTAGCACATCTATCTGGGCGTATCGTTTAGATCATTTGTTTGTTGGAGATGCGATTGTTGCTGAGAGTTCAGTGTCTGAGTACCATCCTTGGTATTTGGAGAGGACTGTTAGATTCATTTCACGTGTTGGTGCATTTAATCATC GATCTTATGTCCAGGCAGATATCTGA